From a single Oceanobacillus kimchii X50 genomic region:
- a CDS encoding lysine N(6)-hydroxylase/L-ornithine N(5)-oxygenase family protein, with protein MNKKIHDLIGIGVGPFNLSLAVLTEETAEVDAIFFEQEMKFNWHPGMLIEGMDMQTPFLADLVTFANPTSPHTFLNYLHVHNQLYQFYFFNRFTIPREQYNDYCQWVVSNLNHCYFGMRVVDVIDHQNEKPSHFEVVVENLADQTIASYFSRHIVLGTGSIPNIPEPLQGFPDEDVTHTSRYLYLEDSFKKSNSITVVGSGQSASEVFYDLLKDQKKHGYELTWFTRSGGFFQKDETSLGKEVFSPEFIDYFHKLSFEGRQESLETLDSVRNGVDPTMLNKIYEILYNRSIHPANPSVTIQSSTAVQDIKKDTFRSTYLLTCEQWQKKEDFTYTSDKVILATGYKPNLPDWLERFSEQIIWEDKNLYKVTKDYRLTFKKERNNHIYTLTNLEHSHGSSATNLGLSVLRNQKIINSIAGKSIYPIPKQAVFQRFE; from the coding sequence ATGAACAAGAAAATACACGACTTAATTGGCATCGGAGTTGGTCCATTTAATTTAAGCCTTGCTGTTTTAACAGAAGAAACAGCAGAAGTTGATGCAATATTCTTCGAGCAAGAAATGAAGTTTAATTGGCATCCGGGCATGCTTATAGAAGGAATGGATATGCAAACCCCATTTTTAGCAGACTTAGTAACATTTGCTAATCCTACAAGTCCTCATACATTTTTAAACTATTTACATGTACATAATCAACTCTATCAATTTTATTTCTTTAATCGTTTTACCATACCAAGGGAACAGTATAATGATTATTGTCAGTGGGTGGTCTCTAACCTCAATCACTGTTATTTTGGGATGCGCGTAGTTGATGTTATTGACCATCAAAATGAGAAACCGTCTCATTTTGAAGTGGTTGTGGAAAATCTCGCTGATCAAACAATAGCATCTTACTTCTCTCGTCATATCGTATTAGGTACAGGTAGTATTCCAAATATCCCTGAACCATTACAAGGTTTTCCAGATGAAGATGTCACACACACAAGCAGATATTTGTATCTTGAAGATTCATTCAAAAAATCCAATTCTATAACGGTAGTCGGTTCTGGGCAAAGTGCATCAGAGGTTTTTTATGATTTGTTAAAAGATCAAAAAAAGCATGGTTATGAATTAACCTGGTTCACTCGTTCGGGTGGGTTCTTTCAAAAAGATGAAACAAGTCTTGGTAAAGAAGTTTTTTCACCTGAGTTTATCGATTACTTCCATAAATTATCTTTTGAAGGAAGACAAGAATCACTGGAAACATTGGATAGTGTTCGAAACGGTGTCGACCCGACCATGTTAAATAAGATTTATGAAATTCTGTATAACCGTTCTATTCATCCAGCCAATCCATCTGTAACTATCCAATCGTCCACTGCTGTCCAGGATATAAAAAAAGATACGTTCCGATCGACTTATTTGCTAACCTGCGAGCAATGGCAAAAGAAAGAGGATTTTACATATACTTCTGATAAAGTCATTCTTGCAACGGGGTATAAGCCGAATCTTCCGGATTGGTTAGAACGTTTTTCAGAACAGATTATATGGGAAGATAAAAATTTGTATAAAGTGACCAAAGATTATCGTTTAACTTTTAAAAAGGAACGCAATAATCATATCTATACATTAACTAACTTGGAGCATTCTCATGGTTCTAGTGCGACTAACTTAGGCTTATCTGTACTTCGCAATCAAAAGATTATTAATTCTATTGCTGGAAAAAGTATTTACCCTATTCCAAAACAGGCAGTTTTTCAGCGATTTGAATAA
- a CDS encoding MerR family transcriptional regulator, with translation MDYTVKQVAKISGVSARTLRYYDQINLLKPKLVNDSGYRIYGEEEINRLQQILLYRSMGMKLNQIQSVLDDSTFDIHNALKEHRKQLLAQRKQIDHLLLTVDKTIRYQKGELNMSNKEKFEGFKKERLEENEKVFGNEIRQKYGEETVNTSNQQWMNMSEEEFKQMQEIENELFLSLDKLYQSKDLDSKEAKQVFDLHKNWLMFSWAEYSAEAHKGLAEMYVADDRFRKYYNEKADKEIVDLLRDIIVKYANQQ, from the coding sequence GTGGATTATACGGTGAAGCAAGTGGCAAAAATATCGGGTGTTAGTGCACGAACATTGCGATATTATGATCAAATTAATTTGCTCAAGCCGAAGTTGGTGAATGATTCTGGTTATCGCATTTATGGAGAGGAAGAAATTAATCGTCTGCAGCAAATACTCCTTTATCGGTCAATGGGTATGAAGCTGAATCAAATCCAATCTGTTCTTGATGATTCAACCTTTGATATTCATAACGCTTTAAAAGAACATCGTAAACAACTGCTGGCACAACGGAAGCAAATTGACCACTTATTACTGACTGTCGATAAGACAATACGTTATCAAAAAGGAGAATTGAATATGTCTAATAAAGAGAAGTTCGAAGGGTTTAAGAAAGAACGACTGGAAGAGAATGAGAAGGTATTTGGCAATGAAATTCGTCAAAAATATGGGGAAGAGACAGTAAATACCTCTAATCAACAATGGATGAATATGAGTGAAGAAGAATTCAAACAAATGCAAGAGATAGAAAATGAATTGTTTTTGTCATTAGATAAATTATATCAATCAAAAGATTTAGATTCCAAAGAAGCGAAACAAGTTTTTGACCTTCATAAGAATTGGTTAATGTTTAGTTGGGCGGAATACTCTGCTGAAGCACACAAAGGGTTAGCGGAAATGTATGTAGCAGATGATCGTTTTAGAAAGTATTATAACGAAAAGGCTGATAAAGAAATTGTAGATTTACTTCGCGACATAATAGTGAAGTATGCGAACCAACAATAA
- a CDS encoding nucleoside deaminase, whose protein sequence is MQINQNHHLFMAKAIELAVSNISQGGGPFGAVIVKDNEIIAEGSNQVTNHNDPTAHAEIQAIRQACEKLSTFELNGCTLYTSCEPCPMCLGAIYWARIDAVYYGANRKDAAKINFDDDLIYQEIELLPSARKLPFITIPTNDSLLPFETWEKYTKKTHY, encoded by the coding sequence ATGCAAATAAATCAAAATCATCATCTATTTATGGCAAAGGCTATTGAGTTAGCGGTTAGTAACATCTCTCAAGGTGGGGGACCTTTTGGAGCAGTCATTGTAAAAGATAATGAAATAATAGCTGAAGGGTCAAATCAAGTAACCAATCACAATGATCCAACTGCACATGCCGAAATTCAAGCAATACGCCAAGCTTGCGAGAAGCTTTCGACGTTTGAATTAAATGGCTGTACCCTTTATACAAGTTGTGAACCATGTCCAATGTGTTTAGGTGCAATCTATTGGGCGAGAATCGATGCGGTATATTATGGGGCTAATCGGAAAGATGCTGCCAAAATTAATTTTGATGACGATTTAATCTATCAAGAAATTGAACTTTTGCCCAGCGCACGCAAACTTCCGTTTATCACAATTCCTACAAACGATTCCTTACTTCCATTTGAAACATGGGAAAAGTATACGAAAAAGACTCATTATTAG
- a CDS encoding NUDIX domain-containing protein gives MPKFDQEQEFFQPHTTNNYITPDGYTSDIAVFTIVSDTIGENASRRKVLPKKLLKLLLIRRVEIDKHGNPNVEGGKWALPGGFVDAKQQETAHESAIRELDEETGVDKVYLKHFGVYDAWGRDPRGWIISNAHYAIVPEDKLTNCKAADDAAEVKLFSIEEAFALSLAFDHRQIIEDALKRIERDMLNTDIAKNFLLHEFTLSELQGVLLTVSDHPKIANKSVFFTKAPKLPFIEKVVDETGNWKKTARNSYRPSQLYRFTNQVIVPSIWE, from the coding sequence ATGCCCAAATTCGATCAAGAACAAGAGTTTTTCCAACCGCACACTACAAATAATTATATAACTCCAGATGGGTATACAAGCGATATTGCTGTTTTTACAATCGTATCAGATACGATCGGTGAGAATGCAAGCAGACGAAAAGTACTACCGAAAAAATTATTAAAACTACTTTTAATTCGTAGAGTTGAAATAGACAAGCATGGAAATCCAAATGTTGAGGGTGGGAAATGGGCTTTGCCAGGAGGTTTTGTGGATGCAAAACAGCAGGAGACGGCCCATGAATCAGCTATTAGAGAATTAGATGAAGAAACTGGTGTAGATAAAGTATACCTAAAACATTTTGGTGTTTATGATGCATGGGGGCGTGATCCAAGAGGGTGGATTATATCCAATGCGCACTACGCTATTGTTCCTGAAGATAAATTAACTAATTGCAAAGCAGCAGACGATGCAGCTGAAGTAAAATTGTTTTCTATCGAAGAAGCATTTGCATTATCATTAGCGTTCGATCATCGTCAAATTATTGAAGATGCCTTAAAGCGGATTGAAAGAGATATGTTGAATACAGATATAGCGAAGAATTTTTTATTACATGAATTTACTTTGTCAGAACTTCAAGGAGTATTACTTACGGTATCCGATCATCCAAAAATAGCAAATAAATCTGTTTTCTTCACGAAAGCACCGAAGCTACCTTTTATAGAAAAAGTAGTTGATGAAACTGGAAATTGGAAGAAAACAGCACGCAATTCTTATCGCCCATCTCAATTATATCGCTTTACGAATCAAGTAATAGTACCATCCATCTGGGAATAA
- a CDS encoding nicotinate phosphoribosyltransferase: MNYIDDSLALHTDLYQINMAETYWNDGVHNRKAVFDLYFRNLPFGNGYGVYAGLERIIEYMNNFRFTDADLTYLREIGYQDDFIEYLKSIRFTGAIKSMKEGEIVFANEPILRVEASLAEAQLLETALLNIINYQTLIATKASRIRQLVGDQLVMEFGTRRAQEMDAAVWGTRAAFIGGFSATSNVRAGKLFGIPVSGTHAHSMIQAYRDEYKAFMKYAERHKDCVFLVDTYDTLRSGVPNAIKAAKDLGDSINFQGIRLDSGDLAYLSKEARRMLDDAGFPNAKIYASNDLDEYTIASLLAQGAKIDVWGIGTKLITAYDQPALGAVYKLVSIEDENGEMKDTIKLSGNPEKMTTPAMKKVYRIINKENQHSEGDYLTLENEHPNEQEEVMLFHPVHTYYKKFVTNFEAVNLHHDIFVDGEIVYECPDLSEIQAFTANQLNLFWDEYKRTNYPAEYPVDLSEALWNNKMNHIERVKQAVKDKINKR; the protein is encoded by the coding sequence ATGAATTATATCGATGACAGCTTGGCACTACATACAGACTTATATCAAATTAATATGGCAGAAACATATTGGAATGATGGGGTTCATAACAGGAAAGCTGTGTTTGACCTTTATTTCCGTAATCTCCCATTTGGCAACGGATATGGCGTATATGCTGGATTAGAACGAATAATTGAATATATGAATAATTTTCGATTTACAGATGCAGACCTAACTTATTTAAGAGAGATTGGTTATCAAGATGATTTCATTGAATATTTAAAAAGTATACGCTTTACTGGTGCAATTAAGTCAATGAAAGAAGGTGAAATCGTATTTGCGAATGAGCCGATTCTTCGGGTAGAGGCTAGTCTTGCTGAGGCACAATTATTAGAAACGGCTTTATTAAATATTATTAATTACCAAACGCTTATTGCTACCAAAGCATCACGTATTCGTCAGCTTGTAGGAGATCAGCTTGTAATGGAATTTGGAACGAGAAGAGCACAGGAAATGGATGCAGCAGTTTGGGGTACACGAGCAGCATTTATTGGAGGATTTAGTGCAACAAGTAATGTCCGTGCAGGAAAATTATTTGGAATCCCTGTTTCAGGAACCCATGCGCATTCGATGATCCAAGCATATCGAGATGAATATAAAGCGTTTATGAAGTACGCAGAACGACATAAAGACTGCGTGTTTCTTGTAGATACATACGATACATTACGGTCAGGAGTTCCCAATGCAATCAAAGCAGCAAAAGATTTAGGCGATAGTATCAATTTCCAAGGAATACGATTAGATAGCGGAGATTTAGCTTATTTGTCAAAAGAAGCAAGAAGAATGCTTGATGATGCTGGTTTTCCTAATGCAAAAATTTATGCATCGAATGATTTAGATGAATATACCATTGCAAGTCTTCTCGCACAAGGGGCGAAAATTGATGTGTGGGGAATTGGTACAAAGCTAATTACTGCATATGATCAGCCTGCACTTGGGGCAGTTTATAAACTTGTGTCAATTGAAGATGAAAATGGTGAGATGAAAGACACCATTAAATTATCTGGAAACCCAGAAAAAATGACAACACCAGCTATGAAAAAGGTTTACCGAATAATAAATAAGGAAAATCAACATAGTGAAGGAGATTATCTTACGCTTGAAAATGAGCATCCAAATGAACAAGAAGAAGTAATGTTATTCCATCCGGTACATACGTACTATAAAAAGTTTGTTACTAATTTTGAAGCTGTAAATCTTCATCATGATATTTTCGTCGATGGGGAGATTGTTTATGAATGTCCTGATCTCTCAGAAATTCAAGCGTTTACTGCGAATCAACTCAATTTATTCTGGGATGAGTACAAAAGAACAAACTATCCAGCAGAGTATCCAGTCGATTTAAGTGAAGCATTATGGAATAACAAGATGAATCATATCGAACGAGTGAAACAAGCAGTAAAAGATAAAATTAATAAAAGATAA
- the nadE gene encoding ammonia-dependent NAD(+) synthetase: MSDLQKTIIEDLHVEPEIDPKEEIRKRVDFLKAYLKKHSFSKGYVLGMSGGQDSTLLSKLTQIAVNELNKENATDTYQFIGMKLPYGVQKDAGDVDDAIKFVEPSKVVTVNIKESVDASVKALQEANVEINDFLKGNEKARERMKAQYSVAGALHCFVLGTDHAAEAVTGFFTKHGDGACDLAPLFGLNKRQGKQMLIELNCPEHLYNKKPTADLEDDRPALPDEEALGVTYEEIDDFLEGKEVSKDGKKIIEGHYLKTMHKREGEVTLYDQWWK; encoded by the coding sequence ATGAGCGATTTGCAAAAAACTATTATTGAAGATCTGCATGTAGAACCTGAAATTGATCCAAAAGAAGAAATTCGTAAGCGAGTTGACTTTTTAAAAGCGTATCTAAAAAAACATTCATTCTCAAAGGGATATGTACTAGGTATGTCTGGTGGACAAGATTCTACATTACTATCAAAGCTTACTCAAATCGCTGTAAATGAACTAAACAAGGAAAACGCTACAGATACATACCAGTTTATTGGTATGAAGTTACCTTATGGTGTTCAAAAAGATGCGGGTGATGTGGATGATGCCATTAAGTTTGTTGAACCAAGTAAAGTAGTAACAGTAAATATTAAAGAATCTGTAGATGCAAGTGTGAAAGCTTTACAAGAAGCAAATGTAGAAATTAATGATTTCCTAAAAGGGAATGAGAAAGCAAGGGAACGCATGAAAGCTCAGTATAGTGTAGCAGGAGCACTTCATTGTTTTGTCTTAGGAACTGATCATGCTGCAGAAGCGGTAACAGGTTTCTTTACGAAACATGGTGATGGCGCTTGTGATTTAGCACCTTTATTTGGTCTTAATAAACGTCAAGGAAAACAGATGTTAATCGAATTAAACTGTCCCGAGCATCTATATAATAAGAAGCCGACTGCCGATTTAGAAGATGATCGTCCAGCTCTACCAGATGAAGAAGCATTGGGAGTTACTTATGAAGAAATTGATGATTTCTTAGAAGGAAAAGAAGTTTCGAAAGACGGTAAAAAAATAATTGAAGGACATTATCTAAAAACCATGCATAAACGTGAAGGCGAAGTAACGTTATATGATCAATGGTGGAAGTAA
- a CDS encoding CAP-associated domain-containing protein — protein sequence MFLLLLIIILAFWTKPYWEDTVREIIPESVSDTFHSATDLATQNIDYEINFDFDRVKDQVSMLYSSVIDSIQNSEQEPEPEPVEKPELTTPDEQSFSVGNVELGDTKAVVEEMYGEPMRENENEYGVKWSTYHENYQNFMMVAYDEQDVVRGLFTNQDLISSQHDLELGVPKSAVNETLGEPEEVIRNGWFNYQINSKGEYDIYHMDGSYVTIFYDIHEDDEMTAIQLIDENLESSKRALYTPSSEPLKEAFEYQLFDLTNATRVNHGLSVLEWNEDVRGTARDHSTDMAENQYFSHTNLEGESPFDRMREDEISFISAGENLAYGQFSSIFAHQGLMNSQGHRENIVNNRFTELGIGVDFNEDNQPFYTENFLDK from the coding sequence TTGTTTTTACTGCTGTTAATTATAATATTGGCTTTTTGGACAAAACCATATTGGGAAGATACCGTACGTGAAATTATTCCTGAATCAGTTAGTGATACTTTTCATTCCGCAACGGATCTTGCTACTCAAAATATAGATTATGAAATTAACTTTGACTTTGATAGAGTGAAAGATCAAGTCTCTATGCTTTACTCCTCTGTAATTGATTCTATTCAAAATTCAGAACAAGAACCAGAACCAGAACCAGTAGAAAAGCCTGAACTGACAACTCCTGATGAACAATCATTTTCTGTTGGGAATGTAGAACTTGGAGATACAAAAGCTGTGGTTGAAGAAATGTATGGAGAACCTATGCGTGAAAATGAAAATGAGTATGGAGTAAAATGGTCGACCTATCATGAAAACTATCAAAATTTTATGATGGTTGCATATGATGAGCAAGACGTTGTGCGAGGGTTATTTACCAATCAGGATTTGATTTCTTCCCAGCATGACTTAGAATTAGGTGTTCCGAAATCGGCTGTAAATGAAACACTAGGTGAGCCGGAAGAAGTAATTCGTAACGGTTGGTTTAATTATCAAATCAACAGCAAAGGAGAATATGATATCTATCACATGGATGGGAGTTATGTTACTATTTTCTACGATATTCATGAAGATGATGAAATGACGGCTATTCAATTAATAGATGAGAACTTAGAATCCTCAAAAAGAGCGCTCTATACACCAAGTAGTGAGCCATTAAAAGAAGCTTTTGAATATCAGTTATTTGACTTAACCAATGCTACTCGGGTAAACCATGGTTTATCTGTCCTAGAATGGAACGAAGACGTAAGGGGAACTGCAAGGGATCACAGTACGGATATGGCAGAGAATCAATATTTTAGTCATACTAATCTAGAAGGCGAATCTCCTTTTGATCGAATGCGAGAAGATGAAATTTCATTCATAAGTGCTGGAGAAAATCTAGCTTATGGGCAGTTCAGTAGTATTTTTGCTCATCAAGGTTTAATGAATTCGCAAGGTCATCGTGAGAATATAGTAAACAATAGATTTACCGAGTTAGGAATTGGTGTTGACTTTAACGAAGACAATCAGCCGTTTTATACGGAGAATTTTCTAGATAAGTAA
- a CDS encoding aldo/keto reductase — protein MANQIPNITLHDGLTIPKVGFGTYRLNGNDGVQAINNAIDNGYRLIDTAYNYENEGTIGEAVRRSSTPREQLLITSKLPGRYHHYDKAVTTIQESLYRANLDYYDLYLIHWPNPIQDVYVEAWQALIDAKRWGYIRSIGVCNFLPNHLKRLKKETGVLPTINQIELHPFFNQEEQRKWHQDHQIVTESWSPLARTNDVLDHPVLQEIAKNHNRTVSQIILRWHYQLDAIAIPKSATPSRQLENISIFDFELSNEEMSIINQLSKADGRMKDQDPAVYEEF, from the coding sequence ATGGCAAATCAGATCCCAAACATTACATTACATGATGGACTAACTATTCCGAAAGTAGGTTTTGGAACCTATCGTTTGAATGGTAACGATGGTGTACAAGCCATCAATAATGCCATCGATAATGGATATCGCTTAATTGATACTGCCTATAATTATGAGAATGAAGGAACTATTGGGGAAGCTGTTAGACGAAGTTCCACACCTCGAGAACAATTGCTTATTACTTCTAAGCTCCCAGGTCGATATCATCATTATGATAAGGCAGTTACTACGATTCAAGAATCCTTATATCGAGCAAACCTTGATTATTATGACTTATATCTAATTCACTGGCCAAATCCAATTCAGGATGTATATGTAGAAGCATGGCAAGCGTTAATTGATGCGAAGCGCTGGGGTTATATTCGTTCTATCGGAGTATGCAATTTTCTCCCAAATCATTTAAAACGACTTAAAAAAGAAACTGGGGTATTACCAACTATAAATCAAATTGAATTACATCCTTTCTTTAACCAAGAGGAGCAACGAAAATGGCATCAAGATCATCAAATTGTAACTGAATCTTGGAGTCCATTGGCACGCACGAATGATGTGCTAGATCACCCTGTTTTACAGGAGATTGCTAAGAACCATAATCGAACGGTATCTCAAATTATATTGCGTTGGCATTATCAACTCGATGCGATTGCTATACCTAAATCTGCGACGCCTTCAAGACAGCTTGAAAACATTTCAATTTTTGATTTTGAACTATCCAACGAAGAAATGTCTATCATAAATCAATTGTCAAAAGCTGATGGTCGCATGAAAGATCAAGACCCAGCAGTTTATGAAGAGTTTTAG
- a CDS encoding nuclear transport factor 2 family protein, translating into MSIDSVFIEQINKAFSVGDVDFLYDHITDDVVLNQIGDSSLQGREAFINNMEPMRGVVADKYEVNRIFTDKNSAIVEGEMSFSDENGNVNAYGFCDIYTFTDNKINNLTAFMIPINN; encoded by the coding sequence ATGTCGATCGATTCGGTATTTATAGAGCAAATCAATAAAGCATTTTCTGTAGGAGATGTTGATTTTTTATACGATCATATTACAGATGATGTAGTATTAAATCAAATAGGTGATTCCTCATTACAAGGCAGAGAAGCTTTTATTAACAACATGGAACCAATGCGCGGAGTTGTAGCTGATAAATATGAGGTCAACCGTATATTCACAGATAAAAATTCAGCAATTGTAGAAGGTGAGATGAGTTTCTCAGATGAAAATGGTAACGTGAACGCCTATGGGTTTTGTGACATCTACACTTTTACGGATAATAAAATCAACAATCTGACAGCTTTTATGATTCCAATAAACAATTAA
- a CDS encoding AraC family transcriptional regulator, producing MTTFQNDSIQHTLLYIHQHIDEDLTLSKLAQYAAYSPYHFSRVFKKHVGVSPQYYISSVRLQKAKELLLQTNFTIRDIGLEVGQQSLGTFTSRFTKSVGVSPNQFRRMYNTTGEYVKQIEQLPTEQLKLHSPVTNTLAGTIKAETEFEGIIFIGLFSKPIPEGLPIVGTVLRNTGNFHLKNIPIGIYYLMATGFPWSSTSTSILIPHHTLRVRKVDPITVDGISKLSPEHLILHEPRISDPPILVSLSLLMQNFITRERNSSKVSK from the coding sequence ATGACTACTTTTCAAAACGATTCCATCCAACATACACTACTCTATATTCATCAACATATAGATGAGGATTTAACTTTATCTAAGCTTGCTCAATATGCAGCCTATAGTCCTTATCACTTTTCGCGTGTTTTTAAAAAACACGTTGGCGTATCGCCGCAATACTATATTTCTTCCGTACGCTTACAAAAAGCAAAGGAATTACTATTACAAACTAACTTCACCATTCGTGATATTGGATTAGAAGTAGGACAGCAAAGCTTAGGTACCTTTACTTCTCGATTTACTAAAAGTGTTGGTGTCTCTCCAAATCAATTTCGCAGAATGTACAATACCACAGGGGAATATGTAAAACAAATTGAACAATTACCTACTGAACAATTGAAATTACACTCTCCAGTTACAAATACTCTAGCTGGAACTATTAAAGCTGAAACGGAATTTGAAGGCATTATCTTCATTGGCCTTTTCTCTAAACCAATACCAGAAGGGCTACCTATAGTTGGAACGGTACTTAGGAATACAGGCAATTTTCATCTCAAAAATATCCCTATAGGAATTTATTATCTTATGGCAACGGGGTTTCCATGGAGTAGTACTTCTACATCTATTCTCATACCTCATCACACATTGCGAGTGCGAAAAGTAGACCCTATTACAGTCGATGGAATATCAAAACTTTCACCCGAACATTTAATCCTTCATGAACCTAGGATTTCCGATCCACCAATTTTAGTTTCTCTTTCATTGCTCATGCAAAACTTTATAACAAGAGAGAGGAATAGTAGCAAAGTTAGCAAATGA
- a CDS encoding RAxF-45 family protein produces the protein MRANWIEFLYFCRAKFAVVASNGIRVSFFSNLIKVNES, from the coding sequence ATGCGTGCGAATTGGATAGAGTTCCTTTATTTTTGTCGTGCGAAATTTGCTGTAGTTGCTAGCAACGGGATACGTGTGTCCTTTTTTAGTAACTTAATAAAAGTGAATGAATCGTGA